From a single Bacillus pseudomycoides DSM 12442 genomic region:
- a CDS encoding YpoC family protein, whose amino-acid sequence MEQVVQVPDEFQCNPFFEGEIDKIIYHTDESFVQLLESHYFLFDIGKQYEPWNEIEMGIPAVLDIWKDKKEDISIFFQDRKRNEAKRPMIHFAAHLLSSLYWLNGKPVSGLKDIKNKIDELQIKPINFMERYSFITKQPNHYHSYIQLAQLYVEIEKLYAKKIIQKKKSPSR is encoded by the coding sequence ATGGAACAAGTTGTACAAGTACCGGATGAGTTTCAATGTAATCCTTTTTTTGAAGGGGAGATAGATAAGATTATATATCATACAGATGAATCGTTTGTGCAATTGCTAGAAAGCCATTATTTCTTATTTGATATAGGAAAACAATATGAGCCATGGAATGAAATAGAAATGGGAATTCCAGCTGTATTAGATATATGGAAAGACAAAAAAGAGGATATATCGATATTTTTTCAGGATCGAAAGCGAAATGAAGCAAAAAGGCCAATGATTCACTTTGCAGCTCATTTATTATCGAGTTTATATTGGTTAAACGGAAAACCAGTGTCAGGGTTAAAGGATATTAAAAACAAGATTGATGAGCTACAAATAAAACCGATTAACTTTATGGAACGTTATTCATTTATTACAAAGCAACCAAATCACTATCATTCCTATATTCAATTGGCACAGTTGTATGTAGAAATAGAAAAGCTGTATGCAAAAAAAATCATACAAAAAAAGAAGTCACCATCTCGTTAG
- the panD gene encoding aspartate 1-decarboxylase, which translates to MFRTMMRAKLHRATVTEANLNYVGSITIDEDLMDAVEIVENEKVQIVNNNNGARLETYVIKGERGSGVVCLNGAAARLVQPEDKVIIICYGLVATEDVDKQVPKIAVLDDNNQIVEMLGAEKAGTIL; encoded by the coding sequence ATGTTTCGCACAATGATGAGAGCGAAGTTACATCGCGCGACTGTAACAGAAGCAAATTTAAATTATGTAGGTAGTATTACAATTGATGAAGATTTAATGGACGCAGTGGAGATTGTAGAAAATGAAAAAGTACAAATTGTAAATAATAACAATGGAGCTCGCTTAGAGACGTATGTAATTAAAGGAGAACGTGGTAGCGGTGTTGTTTGTTTAAATGGTGCAGCTGCAAGACTTGTACAACCTGAAGATAAAGTTATTATTATTTGTTACGGTCTCGTAGCGACAGAAGATGTAGATAAACAAGTACCAAAAATTGCGGTGTTAGATGATAACAATCAAATTGTTGAAATGTTAGGTGCTGAAAAAGCAGGTACGATTTTATAA
- a CDS encoding DUF5590 domain-containing protein, with amino-acid sequence MKKWIFAIIIVIVAIGLYGVHVYNATMEKKIPKESKVVEIAKEKAKLTKVKTVDYYNGKSSYAVVQGVDEKGEQIIVWVPEKKGNVLVRKKNEGISEKKALQIVAGERKPKELVKAKLGAENDVPLWEITYIDQEGRYTYYYLEFQDGKYAGYYSIEK; translated from the coding sequence ATGAAGAAGTGGATCTTTGCCATCATTATCGTTATCGTTGCCATTGGATTATATGGGGTGCATGTTTATAATGCGACAATGGAAAAGAAAATTCCGAAAGAGTCAAAAGTTGTAGAAATTGCAAAAGAAAAAGCAAAGCTTACGAAAGTAAAAACGGTTGATTATTATAACGGGAAATCTTCATATGCAGTCGTACAAGGTGTAGATGAAAAAGGAGAACAAATCATTGTTTGGGTACCTGAGAAAAAAGGGAATGTTCTAGTACGTAAAAAGAACGAGGGCATTTCTGAAAAGAAAGCTTTACAAATTGTGGCTGGGGAACGTAAGCCCAAAGAATTGGTAAAGGCAAAATTAGGTGCTGAAAACGATGTTCCGTTGTGGGAAATTACATATATTGATCAAGAAGGTCGTTATACGTATTATTATCTAGAATTTCAAGATGGGAAATATGCTGGATATTACAGCATTGAAAAATAG
- a CDS encoding YpmA family protein, giving the protein MEKKIEVLSTTRIKYSSDLYKIVDSLNRTLKEQDLMFGLALDENEKETAVFTIYRT; this is encoded by the coding sequence ATGGAGAAGAAAATCGAAGTGCTATCAACGACGCGTATTAAATATTCGTCTGACTTATATAAAATTGTTGATAGTTTGAATCGCACTTTAAAAGAGCAGGACCTCATGTTCGGATTGGCATTAGACGAAAACGAAAAAGAAACAGCAGTATTTACGATATACAGAACGTAG
- the aspB gene encoding aspartate transaminase AspB translates to MKLAKRVAALTPSSTLEITAKAQALKAEGHDVIGLGAGEPDFNTPEHIMDAAHKAMLEGHTKYTPTGGLATLKQEIAKKFTRDQGLAYDPTEIIVCNGAKHALYTLFQVLLDEGDEVIIPTPYWVSYPEQVKLAGGKPVYVEGLEDNQYKIKPEQLREAITEKTKAVIINSPSNPTGMIYSKEELQQLGEVCLEHDILIVSDEIYEKLVYGGVEYTSIAQLSNALKEQTLIINGVSKSHSMTGWRIGYAAGNKQLIKAMTNLASHSTSNPTSIAQYGAIAAYAGSKEPVEMMRQAFEERLNIIYDKLIQIPGFTCIKPQGAFYLFPNVKEAVALAGYETVDEWAKALLEEEKVALVPGTGFGAPNNVRLSYATSLEQLEKALERINTFMRSKVQA, encoded by the coding sequence ATGAAATTAGCAAAGCGAGTAGCTGCTTTAACACCGTCTTCAACTTTAGAAATTACAGCAAAGGCACAAGCATTGAAAGCTGAAGGCCATGATGTAATTGGATTAGGAGCAGGAGAACCTGACTTTAATACGCCAGAGCATATTATGGATGCTGCACATAAAGCAATGTTAGAAGGACATACGAAATATACACCAACTGGTGGATTAGCAACATTAAAACAAGAAATTGCGAAGAAATTTACTCGTGATCAAGGATTAGCGTATGATCCAACTGAGATTATCGTATGTAATGGAGCAAAACATGCACTTTATACACTATTTCAAGTGCTACTTGACGAAGGGGACGAAGTTATCATTCCGACTCCTTATTGGGTAAGTTATCCAGAACAAGTAAAGCTTGCTGGTGGTAAGCCAGTTTATGTAGAAGGACTAGAAGATAATCAGTACAAAATTAAGCCAGAGCAGCTACGTGAGGCAATTACAGAGAAGACGAAAGCTGTTATTATAAATTCACCGAGCAATCCGACAGGGATGATTTACAGCAAAGAAGAATTACAGCAGCTTGGAGAAGTATGTTTAGAGCACGACATTTTAATTGTTTCTGATGAGATTTATGAGAAATTGGTTTATGGCGGCGTGGAATATACTTCAATTGCCCAGCTTTCTAATGCATTAAAAGAACAAACACTTATTATTAATGGTGTATCTAAATCGCATTCCATGACAGGATGGCGTATTGGCTATGCAGCGGGAAATAAGCAGCTTATTAAAGCGATGACGAACTTAGCGAGTCATAGTACGTCAAACCCTACTTCAATCGCTCAATACGGCGCAATTGCTGCGTATGCTGGGTCGAAAGAGCCTGTGGAAATGATGCGTCAAGCATTCGAAGAACGATTAAACATTATTTATGATAAATTAATTCAAATTCCTGGTTTCACTTGTATTAAACCACAAGGTGCATTTTATTTATTCCCGAACGTAAAAGAGGCTGTAGCGTTAGCTGGATATGAAACCGTTGATGAGTGGGCAAAAGCATTGTTAGAAGAAGAGAAAGTAGCTCTTGTTCCAGGAACAGGGTTCGGTGCACCAAACAATGTTCGTTTATCCTATGCGACATCTCTTGAACAATTAGAGAAAGCGTTAGAGCGAATTAATACGTTTATGAGAAGTAAAGTACAGGCTTAA
- the dnaD gene encoding DNA replication protein DnaD, translating to MKKKMMLQWFEQGSVAIPKLLMMHYKKLGLNEMEFMVVLHVHTFLESGNSFPTPSEIAERMTITEMKCMEIIQALIQKGFLALEGSQKSEAMMCESYSLQPLWEKILHFLMNETIEEEKEEQKKLQVNLYTIFEREFGRPLSPFECETLAMWQDQDQHHPNLIQAALRESVMSGKLNFRYIDRILFEWKKNGIKTVDQAQDQGRKFRANQQRSQQVTKQETKYTGKVPFYNWLEQ from the coding sequence ATGAAGAAAAAAATGATGTTACAATGGTTTGAACAAGGCAGCGTCGCAATTCCAAAATTGCTTATGATGCATTATAAAAAACTAGGCTTAAATGAGATGGAATTTATGGTTGTACTCCATGTGCATACTTTTCTAGAATCGGGTAATTCTTTTCCAACTCCTTCAGAGATTGCAGAACGAATGACAATAACAGAAATGAAATGTATGGAAATCATTCAAGCGTTAATTCAAAAAGGCTTTTTAGCATTAGAAGGTAGTCAAAAATCTGAAGCTATGATGTGCGAAAGTTATTCGTTGCAACCACTTTGGGAAAAAATCTTGCATTTTTTAATGAATGAAACAATAGAAGAAGAAAAAGAAGAACAAAAGAAACTTCAAGTGAATTTATATACAATTTTTGAACGGGAATTTGGGAGACCATTATCGCCTTTTGAATGTGAAACATTAGCGATGTGGCAAGATCAGGATCAACATCATCCGAATTTAATTCAAGCAGCTCTTCGAGAATCTGTAATGAGTGGGAAACTTAATTTTCGATATATTGACCGTATTCTCTTTGAGTGGAAAAAGAATGGAATTAAGACAGTTGATCAAGCGCAAGATCAAGGGCGAAAATTTAGAGCGAATCAACAACGCTCGCAGCAAGTAACGAAACAAGAGACCAAATATACGGGGAAAGTGCCTTTTTATAATTGGTTGGAGCAGTGA
- the dinG gene encoding ATP-dependent DNA helicase DinG, with protein sequence MSKRYVVVDLETTGNSWKDGKDRITQIAAVVVEDGEILEIFSSFVNPKREIPPFITELTGIDENLVKQAPLFCDVAPMVAELLQGAYFVAHNVHFDWNFLKEELKQAGYGEVNCPKIDTVELAQILLPTADSYKLRDLAKKHELEHDQPHRADSDALVTAELFLQFLNQLEKLPLVTLQSLYELSDVFQSDIANIISENILNKVMLGTEDAKEYEVYRNIALRKRNYSLEIGDDCLSKFDAFLHKSMGQLELKMPNFEQRESQQRMMKEIYTALRDSRFSLIEAGTGTGKTLAYLLPSIYFAKRREESVVISTQTVQLQQQMIENEIPLLQSIVPFPFEVALLKGRKHYLCLHKFEYALQEEEKNYDAALTKAKVLVWLLQTETGDRDELNIPEGGKLLWDRICSDTYSPGGMQSNWFSRCFYQRAKNKALFADIVITNHALLFQDFVSEDPLLASCEHIIFDEAHHIEETATRTLGEQFSCMYFQLILSRFGTLETDDVLSKVYELMKKSHHSSRSAFRMVSHRLKEIKFDADELFQMLRTFIFQQTKQEQGANNMPLIYRYNADQEDGKLWRSIAELTNRFVYELRKILTALEQQADLLQSKIEWEMHVVTGEFMHLIELLRKMVDSLQLLILEKTEYVTWMETETKGTIHSTVLYAQPVHIGERFADEFLTKKRSVIFTSATLTVNNTFDYIQEQLGLYDFAPDTLTVPSPFHYEEQVKLMVSTDVPLIKQVSEDVYIREVSHHIMKIAKATNGRMLVLFTSYEMLKETYTNLKQADELEDFVLLTQSVHNRSRSRLVRKFQEFDKAILLGTSSFWEGIDIPGDALSYLVIVRLPFTPPHQPMMEAKSEWLKNKGDDVFTKLALPQAILRFKQGFGRLIRTMTDTGTVFVLDRRLTNSFYGKRFMQSIPNVPLYEGSLEELLDHLEE encoded by the coding sequence ATGAGTAAGCGTTATGTCGTTGTCGATTTAGAGACGACAGGGAACTCCTGGAAAGATGGGAAGGACAGAATTACACAAATTGCAGCTGTTGTAGTAGAAGATGGAGAGATATTGGAAATCTTTTCGTCTTTTGTTAACCCGAAGAGAGAGATTCCTCCATTTATTACAGAATTAACAGGGATTGATGAAAATCTCGTGAAACAAGCCCCGCTATTTTGCGATGTAGCGCCGATGGTAGCCGAACTATTACAGGGTGCTTATTTTGTTGCACATAACGTTCACTTTGATTGGAATTTTTTGAAGGAAGAATTAAAACAGGCTGGATATGGAGAAGTAAACTGTCCAAAAATTGATACGGTTGAATTGGCACAAATTTTATTGCCGACAGCTGATAGCTATAAATTGCGTGATTTAGCAAAAAAACATGAATTGGAACATGATCAACCGCATCGTGCGGATAGTGATGCTCTTGTGACAGCGGAATTATTTTTACAATTTCTAAATCAATTAGAAAAACTACCGCTTGTCACATTACAATCTTTATATGAACTAAGCGATGTATTCCAAAGTGATATAGCGAATATCATTTCAGAAAATATTTTAAATAAAGTGATGCTTGGTACAGAAGATGCAAAGGAATATGAAGTATATCGAAATATTGCGCTTCGAAAACGAAATTATTCATTAGAAATCGGTGATGATTGTTTATCTAAGTTTGATGCTTTTTTACACAAGTCAATGGGACAACTTGAGCTAAAGATGCCAAATTTTGAACAAAGAGAAAGTCAGCAGCGAATGATGAAGGAAATATATACAGCATTAAGAGATTCTCGTTTTTCATTAATTGAAGCAGGAACAGGTACAGGGAAGACACTTGCTTATTTACTTCCAAGTATTTATTTTGCAAAGAGAAGAGAAGAGTCAGTTGTTATTAGTACGCAAACGGTACAACTGCAACAACAAATGATTGAAAATGAAATTCCTTTATTACAAAGTATAGTACCATTTCCATTCGAAGTGGCTCTTTTAAAAGGAAGAAAACATTATCTTTGCTTACATAAATTTGAATATGCATTGCAAGAAGAAGAGAAAAACTATGATGCTGCGCTTACGAAAGCAAAAGTATTAGTATGGTTATTGCAAACGGAGACTGGTGATCGTGACGAGCTTAATATTCCAGAAGGCGGGAAGTTACTGTGGGATCGCATTTGTAGTGATACGTACAGTCCGGGCGGCATGCAAAGCAACTGGTTTAGTCGCTGCTTTTATCAACGAGCAAAAAATAAAGCGTTATTTGCAGATATTGTTATTACAAATCACGCTTTACTATTTCAAGATTTTGTTAGTGAAGATCCACTTTTGGCATCTTGTGAACATATTATTTTTGATGAAGCTCATCACATCGAAGAAACAGCGACTAGGACACTTGGAGAGCAGTTTTCATGCATGTACTTTCAATTAATCTTATCACGCTTTGGTACGTTAGAGACGGACGATGTGCTATCAAAGGTATATGAATTGATGAAAAAATCTCATCATTCGTCACGCTCAGCTTTTCGAATGGTGAGTCATAGGTTAAAGGAAATTAAATTCGATGCTGATGAATTATTTCAAATGTTACGTACATTTATATTTCAGCAAACAAAGCAAGAACAAGGGGCAAATAATATGCCGCTTATTTATCGATATAACGCGGACCAAGAGGATGGAAAGCTATGGAGAAGTATAGCTGAGTTAACAAATCGCTTCGTATATGAATTGAGAAAAATACTTACTGCGCTAGAGCAACAAGCGGACTTATTACAAAGTAAAATCGAATGGGAGATGCATGTTGTTACAGGCGAGTTTATGCATTTAATTGAATTATTGCGTAAAATGGTCGACTCATTGCAGCTGCTTATATTAGAAAAAACAGAGTATGTGACATGGATGGAAACGGAAACGAAAGGTACAATTCATTCCACTGTGTTATATGCACAACCTGTCCATATAGGAGAAAGGTTTGCGGATGAGTTCTTAACAAAAAAGCGAAGCGTTATTTTTACTTCGGCGACTTTAACTGTTAATAATACATTCGATTATATACAGGAACAACTTGGATTATATGACTTTGCACCAGACACATTAACAGTTCCATCGCCGTTTCATTATGAGGAACAAGTAAAGCTAATGGTTTCTACTGATGTTCCTCTTATTAAGCAAGTAAGCGAGGATGTGTATATAAGAGAAGTATCACATCATATTATGAAGATTGCTAAAGCGACAAATGGAAGAATGCTTGTTTTGTTTACATCCTATGAAATGCTAAAGGAAACATATACAAATTTAAAACAAGCGGATGAATTAGAAGACTTTGTATTACTAACACAAAGTGTTCATAATCGTAGCCGAAGTCGTTTAGTTCGGAAATTTCAAGAGTTCGACAAAGCAATTTTGTTAGGAACAAGTAGTTTTTGGGAAGGGATTGATATTCCTGGAGATGCATTAAGCTATCTTGTTATTGTTCGGTTACCATTTACACCGCCTCATCAGCCAATGATGGAAGCCAAAAGTGAATGGTTGAAAAATAAAGGAGACGACGTATTTACGAAACTGGCACTTCCGCAAGCAATTCTTCGTTTTAAGCAAGGGTTTGGACGATTAATTCGTACAATGACGGATACTGGAACGGTGTTTGTTTTAGATCGTCGTTTAACCAACTCTTTCTACGGAAAAAGATTTATGCAATCTATTCCAAATGTTCCTCTTTATGAAGGGTCGTTAGAAGAACTGTTAGATCACTTAGAAGAATAA
- the panC gene encoding pantoate--beta-alanine ligase → MKIVTTVQEMQQIASEIRASGKDSGFVPTMGYLHEGHATLLRQAREENEVVILSVFVNPLQFGPNEDLDRYPRDIERDEKVAKEAGVDYLFYPSVEEMYPAEQTTKVAVIKRTDVLCGKQRPIHFAGVATVLMKLFNITMPKRAYFGMKDAQQVAVIQGFVRDFNIPITIVPVDIVREEDGLARSSRNVYLSEKEREEAPHLYQSLCIAKKRIEAGERNPQIITCLVKEYIEENTQGIVDYADLYAYPTLTEVETIGGRIILAIAVKFDNARLIDNITLTVE, encoded by the coding sequence ATGAAAATTGTAACAACAGTGCAAGAGATGCAGCAAATTGCTAGTGAAATTCGTGCAAGTGGTAAAGATAGCGGTTTTGTTCCAACGATGGGATATTTACACGAAGGGCATGCAACTTTATTACGTCAAGCAAGGGAAGAAAATGAAGTTGTTATTTTAAGCGTATTTGTAAACCCATTACAATTTGGACCAAATGAAGATTTAGATCGCTATCCTCGGGATATCGAGAGAGATGAGAAAGTAGCAAAAGAAGCCGGGGTGGATTATTTATTTTATCCGAGCGTAGAAGAAATGTATCCTGCAGAACAGACAACAAAGGTTGCAGTTATAAAGCGTACAGACGTATTATGTGGTAAGCAAAGACCGATTCATTTTGCAGGTGTTGCGACTGTATTGATGAAACTATTTAATATTACAATGCCAAAGCGTGCCTACTTCGGTATGAAAGATGCACAGCAAGTCGCTGTTATCCAAGGATTTGTACGTGATTTCAATATTCCAATCACAATTGTACCTGTTGATATCGTTAGGGAAGAGGACGGATTAGCAAGAAGTTCTCGTAATGTATATTTATCAGAAAAAGAACGTGAGGAAGCACCACATTTATATCAAAGCTTATGTATAGCGAAAAAACGAATTGAAGCTGGAGAGCGTAATCCACAAATCATTACATGTCTTGTGAAAGAATATATTGAGGAAAATACACAAGGTATCGTCGATTATGCAGATCTATATGCGTACCCAACTTTGACGGAAGTTGAAACAATTGGTGGGCGTATTATTCTTGCAATTGCAGTGAAGTTTGATAATGCACGTTTAATTGACAATATTACATTAACGGTTGAATAA
- the nth gene encoding endonuclease III yields MLNKTQIRYCLDTMAEMYPEAHCELNHDNPFELVIAVALSAQCTDVLVNKVTKSLFQKYKTPEDYLNVSLEELQQDIRSIGLYRNKAKNIQKLCRMLLEDYNGEVPQDRDELTKLPGVGRKTANVVVSVAFGIPAIAVDTHVERVSKRLAICRWKDSVLEVEKTLMKKVPMEEWGVTHHRMIFFGRYHCKAQRPQCEECRLLEVCREGKKRMKGK; encoded by the coding sequence ATGTTAAACAAGACGCAAATTCGTTATTGTTTAGATACAATGGCAGAAATGTATCCAGAAGCACATTGTGAATTAAATCATGATAATCCATTTGAACTTGTAATTGCAGTTGCATTATCTGCACAATGTACAGATGTCCTTGTAAATAAAGTAACGAAAAGTTTATTTCAAAAGTATAAGACACCTGAAGATTATTTAAATGTGTCCTTAGAAGAGTTGCAACAAGATATTCGTTCAATTGGATTGTACCGGAACAAAGCGAAAAATATTCAAAAGTTATGCCGAATGTTGCTTGAAGACTATAATGGAGAGGTACCACAGGATCGGGATGAACTAACAAAGCTACCAGGGGTTGGTAGAAAAACTGCAAATGTAGTTGTTTCTGTAGCATTTGGTATCCCAGCTATTGCTGTTGATACACATGTGGAACGTGTAAGTAAACGCTTGGCTATTTGCCGTTGGAAAGATTCCGTTCTAGAGGTAGAGAAAACATTAATGAAGAAAGTGCCAATGGAAGAGTGGGGAGTTACGCATCACCGAATGATTTTCTTTGGACGTTATCATTGCAAAGCACAGCGGCCGCAATGTGAAGAATGCCGGCTACTAGAAGTGTGTCGTGAAGGTAAGAAGCGAATGAAGGGGAAATAA